Proteins from one Homalodisca vitripennis isolate AUS2020 chromosome 3, UT_GWSS_2.1, whole genome shotgun sequence genomic window:
- the LOC124357097 gene encoding piggyBac transposable element-derived protein 3-like: MFEKLLTNEIIEHVVESTNIYALQSGNESFNVSIEEMRIFMAILFLSGYCIVPRKRMYWELSPDTHHDTVSKAMSRNKFEEILRYFHVCDNANLDVSDKFAKIRPLWIMLNERWLQAYPGDANISIDESMVPYFGRHGAKQHIHGKPIRFGYKVWCVCTRLGYLIQAEPYQGKKTGNTIPEIGVGGSVVIDILSELPQNKTYSIYMDNFFTSLKLLDYLSEKGHDATGTIKANRVENAPLKEATVLKKESRGSYDQLTEQKTGITLVRYNDNNVVTVASTRCGVQPMGKAKRWCRVAKRQVDVQQPACIINYNTYMGGVDQLDQNISTYRIGIRNRKWYWALLAYLLNATMNNAWQLYRLTPKGREDPKDLLSFIRHIVQTYFQKYTPQRQRASRVSVTGKERVEESVRLSNSLHVLETNPTQIRCGLCRKNTWKKCKQCLVGCHIKCFENFHS, translated from the coding sequence atgtttgaaaaacttttaactaatgagATTATCGAACATGTTGTTGAGAGTACTAATATTTATGCCTTGCAAAGTggtaatgaatcttttaatgtttcaatagaagAAATGCGCATATTCATGGCAATATTGTTTCTGAGTGGATATTGTATTGTACCACGGAAGAGGATGTACTGGGAATTATCTCCGGACACTCATCATGACACTGTGTCAAAAGCTATGAGCAGAAACAAGTTTGAAgagattcttcgatattttcatgtCTGTGATAATGCAAATTTAGATGTCTCAGATAAATTTGCCAAAATACGTCCTTTGTGGATTATGTTGAATGAACGATGGCTTCAAGCTTACCCTGGCGATGCAAATATAAGCATCGACGAATCAATGGTTCCATACTTTGGACGACATGGTGCTAAACAGCATATACACGGGAAACCTATACGGTTTGGGTACAAAGTTTGGTGTGTATGTACCCGCCTGGGGTATTTGATTCAGGCTGAACCATACCAAGGTAAGAAAACAGGTAACACCATCCCTGAAATTGGAGTGGGTGGTTCAGTTGTAATAGATATCCTTAGTGAGCTGCCTCAAAAcaagacatacagtatttatatggataacttttttacctctttaaaactacTAGATTATTTGTCAGAAAAGGGGCACGATGCTACAGGCACAATAAAGGCTAACCGAGTTGAAAATGCCCCACTCAAGGAAGCAACTGTTTTGAAAAAGGAATCACGAGGTTCATACGAtcaacttactgaacaaaaaacaGGTATCACCTTGGTAAGGTATAATGACAACAATGTTGTAACTGTTGCTTCAACAAGATGTGGCGTACAGCCCATGGGTAAGGCCAAGAGATGGTGTCGTGTGGCAAAGCGTCAAGTTGATGTTCAACAGCCTGCCTGTAtcataaattacaacacttacaTGGGTGGGGTTGATCAACTTGACCAGAATATATCAACCTATAGAATTGGCATTAGAAATCGGAAATGGTATTGGGCACTTCTAGCGtaccttttaaatgctacaatGAATAATGCTTGGCAATTATACAGGCTCACCCCAAAAGGAAGAGAAGATCCCAAAGACCTACTGTCCTTTATAAGACATATTGTGCAGACATACTTCCAGAAATATACCCCACAACGTCAGAGAGCTTCCCGTGTGTCTGTCACTGGAAAAGAACGGGTTGAAGAAAGTGTGCGGCTTTCCAACAGTCTTCATGTCCTGGAAACTAACCCGACACAAATACGATGTGGCCTCTGTAGAAAGAACACATGGAAAAAGTGTAAACAGTGTCTTGTTGGATGTCatataaaatgctttgaaaactttcactcctga